Proteins encoded together in one Lathyrus oleraceus cultivar Zhongwan6 chromosome 5, CAAS_Psat_ZW6_1.0, whole genome shotgun sequence window:
- the LOC127086269 gene encoding uncharacterized protein LOC127086269, with amino-acid sequence MELPNADILELKDKMSELINIMQGFAVGQKALVDKVEKLERASAVNSVVNLDGVSNQGLGGSRDGEKRETVGMVNNDAGGFGIATGGGPGLGHSLKDSLFPPFFGFDDDREEDREADQFSMHNEPFGQYNTQPQNKEIQLLAEKVRALESHATPGFVNMSNMGLVEGIVIPQKFKAPAFDKYNGSSCPETHLQAFVRKISAYTADQKLWMYFFQDSLSGGSLEWYTKLRSSDIKSWQDLGDAFFKQYQFNADMAPSRTQLQGMSQKHNEGFKEYAQRWRELAARVQPPLVDREMSDLFMGTLQGPFAERMVGCHVTNFSDIVVAGERIESWLKLGKIQSGASSSSSGSKKPFGNNGGQRKKEGDTSAVYTQRGPSRERYFQHTAAVTIPAESHSAQPQQQQQQQQQQRQQPFQQRQQRAGYQIRGRAQDRQFDRPPVSYAFLFKKLQDLGLVQTRTLAPLRPDQRPASYDENAKCEFHSGAPGHNIENCKAFKHTVQDLVDSKAINFAPSPNVNANPMPAHGQRGVNAISEESRVGLFDVGQLKTPLIEVKRQLLRNGVYPGCGSDCAECTISANGCELLRKHVQGLMDDGEIVIEKSEGKKEEVSTITIFYDPVDLSNLVEEAPVTITVPGPIPYDKEDAVPWHYGGEVYCNGEKVKEQSASETTVLKVDNAGPSGFTRSGRLFAPDALRRGEEEKDKKEKAEALARAKGKAAADSGNTPVMTPAPAGSDNKFDDEAEEFLRIIKKSEYKLVDHLQQTPSKISILSLLLSSEGHREALLKILKKAYVPQEITNQSVGDGCIQRAC; translated from the coding sequence atggagcttcctAATGCcgatatcctcgagctgaaagacaagatgagcgaactgatcaacatcatgcagggttttgcagttggtcagaaagctttggttgacaaagttgaaaagctcgagcgggcttcagctgttaacagtgttgttaatctggatggtgtctccaatcaggggctgggtggatccagagacggtgaaaaaagagaaactgtgggtatggtgaacaacgatgctggtggatttggtatcgctactggtggtgggcccggtctggggcatagTCTGAAGGATAGTTTGTTCCCTCCGTTCTTCGGGTttgatgatgacagagaggaagaccgagaagctgACCAATTCTCCATGCACAACGAGCCATTCGGGCAGTACAATACCCAGCCACAAAACAAAGAAATccagttgctggcagagaaggtaagggctctggaaagccatgctactccggggtttgtcaacatgtccaacatgggatTGGTGGAGGGAATTGTGATTCctcagaagttcaaggcgcctgcgttcgataaatacaacggtagttcttgcccggaaactcatctccaggcatttgtTCGCAAAATCTCAGCATACACGGCagatcagaagctgtggatgtacttcttccaggacagcctgtccggaggttccttggagtggtacactaagttgagatcgtccgatattaagagctggcaggatttgggagatgctttctttaagcaataccaatttaatgcagacatggctccgagccgtacccagctgcagggtatgtctcaaaagcataatgagggctttaaggagtacgcacaaaggtggagagaactggctgcaagggtgcaacctcctctCGTCGATCGTGAGATGTCGGACTTattcatggggaccctgcaggggccgtttgcagAAAGAATGGTGGGATGTCATGTCACCAATTTCTCTGACATCGTGGTGGCGGGGGAAAGGATAgagagttggttgaagctgggtaAGATACAGAGTGGTGCGTCTTCTTCTTCCTCCGGTTCGAAGAAACCTTTTGGAAATAATGGTGGGCagaggaagaaggaaggagacaccagtGCAGTCTATACACAGCGTGGACCCAGTAGGGAACGTTACTTCCAGCATACcgctgcagtaacaattcctgctgagtctcattcagcacaaccgcaacaacaacaacagcagcaacagcaacaaagacaacaaccctttcagcagagacaacaaagggctggttatcagatcCGAGGCAGAGCGCaggatcgtcaatttgataggcctccaGTGAGTTATGCTTTCTTGTTTAAGAAGCTGCAGGATTTGGGCCTTGTGCAGaccagaactctggcacctttgagacctgatcaaaggccagccagttatgatgagaatgctaaatgtgaattccactcgggtgcgcccgggcacaacattgagaactgtaaagcttttaagcacacagttcaagacctggtggattccaaagccattaattttgctccatctcccaatgtcaatgccaatcccatgcccgcgcatggtcaaaggggggtgaatgcaatttctgaggaaAGTCGAGTTGGGCTATTTGATGTTGGTCAGCTGAAGACGCCTTTGATTGAGGTCAAAAGGCAGTTGTTGAGGAATGGGGTCTATCCGGGCTGCGGATctgattgtgctgagtgcactatttctgcaaatggttgtgagcttctgaggaagcatgTCCAGGGGCTGATGGACGATGGGGAGATTGTGATCGAGAAGTCTGAAGGGAAGAAggaggaggtctccaccataaccattttctatgacccggttgatttgtctaacctggtggaggaggctccagttaccatcacggtacctgggccgattccaTACGACAAAGAggatgccgtgccatggcattatgggggagaggTATACTGTAACGGTGAGAAAGTTAAAGAGCAatctgctagtgaaaccaccgtgctaaaggtggataatgccggtcccagcggtttcactcgcagcggtaggTTGTTTGCTCCCGATGCTTTGAGGaggggggaggaagaaaaagataaaaaagaaaaggccgaggctttagccagggcgaagGGGAAGGCTGCGGCAGATAGTGGTAAtactcctgtgatgacaccggcgcctgcggggtcggataatAAATTTGATGATGAGGCTGAAGAATTCCTCAGAATAATCAAAAAGTCGGAGTATAAACTGgttgatcatttgcagcagactccttctAAGATCTCGATTCTTTCACTGCTGTTGAGCTCAGAGGGTcatagggaggctttattgaagatattgaagaaagcctatgtgcctcaggagatcacaaatcaatcagttggagacggttgtatccaacgtgcatgctag